In Ferroplasma sp., a single window of DNA contains:
- a CDS encoding MJ0042-type zinc finger domain-containing protein, producing MTENNGEDVINEIKSRWIAKTGKNDYDIAHDSVWLIQWFYHRIRKNRNVIALFVGDTGSGKSYSSIRLAERLDPNFSADRIVFTVQDFIRLVNSDLPRGSVIIFDDAGLGIPAREWQNMASKIFGRATQGFRYKQILTFITVPDESFIERQSRKLVHIKFEATDVQGVMKPKLTSRNPFDPERPLAKYPRIRRGISEIQIKTVKFALPSKELREKYEDAKNKYMQNKFKDFEDQLNMIGQGNTVMKNGKPAIHLQCDECGYEWDYTGSRAMARCPNCDGRIYIADIEEKENSGRRVRCTHCGYAWEYSGSAKRTKCPDCGGYVNTRTDREGTA from the coding sequence ATGACGGAAAATAATGGAGAGGATGTAATAAACGAGATAAAAAGTAGATGGATAGCCAAAACAGGGAAGAATGACTACGACATAGCACATGACAGCGTGTGGCTTATTCAGTGGTTTTACCACCGTATAAGGAAAAACAGGAATGTTATTGCATTGTTTGTTGGTGATACTGGTTCCGGCAAATCGTACTCATCTATAAGGCTTGCAGAAAGGCTGGATCCGAATTTCTCAGCAGACCGGATTGTGTTTACGGTCCAGGACTTTATACGATTAGTTAACTCGGATCTGCCTCGTGGAAGCGTTATAATATTCGATGACGCCGGTTTGGGAATACCAGCAAGGGAATGGCAGAACATGGCCTCAAAGATATTTGGACGAGCTACACAGGGATTCCGGTACAAGCAGATCCTGACATTTATTACAGTGCCCGATGAAAGCTTTATTGAGCGACAAAGCAGGAAACTGGTACATATTAAATTTGAAGCTACTGATGTCCAGGGCGTTATGAAGCCAAAGCTCACATCCAGGAATCCCTTTGACCCTGAAAGGCCACTGGCAAAATATCCAAGGATTCGCAGGGGAATATCTGAAATACAGATAAAGACAGTGAAATTTGCGTTGCCCAGCAAAGAACTGAGAGAAAAATATGAAGATGCAAAAAACAAATACATGCAAAACAAATTCAAGGATTTCGAAGATCAATTAAACATGATAGGACAAGGCAATACTGTAATGAAAAACGGGAAGCCTGCTATACATCTCCAGTGTGACGAATGTGGCTATGAATGGGATTATACTGGTTCCAGGGCAATGGCCAGATGCCCTAACTGTGACGGCCGCATATATATTGCAGATATAGAGGAAAAGGAGAATTCGGGTAGAAGGGTGAGATGCACCCATTGTGGCTATGCCTGGGAGTATTCCGGATCCGCGAAAAGAACAAAATGCCCTGATTGTGGTGGATATGTCAATACACGGACAGACAGGGAGGGGACAGCATAA
- a CDS encoding tyrosine-type recombinase/integrase, with protein MINGTLKPILRSVNKKEIRVLRPVEYKAIWNASEKYKNQVILDCLLLTAGRITELKEMEINREWFDFDGRNIHIREHKAKRVERGVKDRYIHLSIKGVEVVRNFINNRYYIPSYQALEQNLKRWAIKGNVDPSLPERESIQENI; from the coding sequence ATGATTAACGGGACATTAAAGCCAATATTAAGAAGTGTAAATAAAAAGGAGATCCGGGTATTAAGGCCAGTGGAATACAAAGCTATATGGAATGCATCAGAAAAATATAAGAATCAGGTTATTTTAGATTGCTTATTGCTTACAGCAGGTAGGATAACAGAACTCAAGGAAATGGAAATAAATAGGGAATGGTTTGATTTTGATGGAAGGAATATACATATAAGGGAGCATAAGGCGAAGCGAGTGGAAAGAGGAGTTAAAGATAGATATATCCATCTGAGCATCAAAGGCGTAGAAGTAGTAAGGAATTTTATAAATAATAGATATTACATACCATCTTACCAGGCGTTAGAGCAAAATCTCAAGAGATGGGCCATAAAGGGAAATGTGGATCCGAGCTTACCTGAGCGGGAAAGTATTCAGGAAAACATATGA
- a CDS encoding Eco57I restriction-modification methylase domain-containing protein, giving the protein MNDTKKEYNIDFERVVELISKYKQIKKSGAIRNYKEEETKKDFIIPLFEALGWNVSNRGETNDSISAEEAISKKRVDYGFRINGIPAFFLEAKSLREENIYTNSKYVTQAIDYAWMKSCSWAILTNFETLAVFNADWKTSNYGSSVFFVLHPDDFLSDSRFEYLSKKAFENGELDRIASKYGRKQVKNPISKQLLQDMIHFRDILSKDILRNNQDKNLSQDELDESVQRILDRLIFIRNAEDRILEENQLLSNARQWHAKGKGHLVKEISKTYKYYDDNYNSKLFAHHLCDDLYIDNEALKEVIEGLNEAKDDSYRYDFSLIESDVLGNIYEQYLGNILKSTPKRAKLEGSKAHRKEQGIYYTPSYIVDYMVKHTVGEYIKTHSPEEIRNVKILDPSCGSGSFLIKAYKELENYWNEYYSKNKTLPKSARTIKQSKFESESQESELEFYSTKTEILKNNIFGVDLDPKAVEIAQLNLLLQISERKQRLPLLQSNIKVGNSLIDDTTISADNAFKWEVEFPEIMKNGGFDIVIGNPPYFNIKSDDILRNAKNFKILSNGVVNSAALFIKKGIDLLTRNGYIGLIIPKSFAYVDSWKPIRRTIYEDTQLLTAVDVSMAFTDVLLEQVIIIMRKQKQKPSDKVFLVSNLNTSNTSITEINYGEIIKNNTINFISNYIEKAIYDKMNTGSVLLGDISDIFAGLGVQKLISKGNTEGERIISGKEIQRFYIGDYHNYYINVNEIPEISKVKNLRLPKIMAQDIVAFIKDHIKITATYDSKGILTLNTVDNIIITAPNFNPKYILALLNSKIISYYAYIFIYSRAIRTMHFNRGYSGKIPIKELPKEEQSYFETRVDKLLELNKELNESKNKLTDKIRKLKDEINSLEKEINNKAYEIYGITEEEKKVIEESS; this is encoded by the coding sequence ATGAATGATACAAAAAAAGAATATAATATTGATTTCGAGAGGGTTGTGGAACTTATTTCAAAGTATAAACAGATAAAGAAATCCGGTGCAATCAGAAACTACAAGGAAGAAGAAACAAAGAAGGATTTCATAATACCTTTATTTGAAGCCCTGGGATGGAATGTTTCCAACAGGGGCGAAACAAACGATTCTATAAGTGCTGAGGAAGCTATATCAAAGAAGAGGGTAGATTATGGATTCAGGATAAATGGAATACCTGCATTTTTCCTTGAAGCTAAATCCTTAAGAGAAGAAAATATCTATACAAATTCAAAATACGTTACCCAGGCAATAGACTATGCATGGATGAAGTCATGTTCCTGGGCAATCCTGACCAATTTCGAAACTTTAGCTGTTTTTAATGCAGATTGGAAGACATCAAATTACGGAAGCAGCGTATTTTTTGTTTTACACCCGGATGACTTTCTTAGCGATTCCAGGTTCGAATACCTTTCCAAAAAGGCCTTTGAAAATGGTGAACTTGATAGGATAGCATCAAAGTATGGAAGGAAACAGGTCAAGAATCCCATAAGCAAGCAGCTATTGCAGGATATGATACATTTTAGGGACATATTGTCAAAGGATATATTAAGAAACAACCAGGACAAGAATTTATCACAGGATGAACTGGACGAATCAGTACAGAGGATACTGGACCGCCTGATATTCATAAGAAACGCTGAGGACAGGATCCTTGAGGAGAACCAATTGCTCTCCAACGCTAGGCAATGGCATGCCAAAGGGAAAGGCCATCTTGTTAAGGAAATATCTAAAACCTATAAGTATTATGATGATAACTACAATAGCAAATTGTTTGCACACCATTTATGCGATGACCTGTATATAGACAATGAAGCTCTTAAGGAAGTTATAGAGGGGCTAAATGAGGCCAAAGATGATTCTTATAGGTATGATTTCTCATTAATAGAATCAGATGTTCTTGGTAACATATATGAACAGTACCTTGGAAATATCCTAAAATCAACACCAAAGCGGGCTAAGTTAGAGGGTTCAAAGGCCCATAGAAAAGAACAGGGAATCTACTATACTCCTTCTTACATTGTTGATTACATGGTAAAGCACACTGTAGGCGAATATATCAAGACCCATTCGCCAGAGGAAATACGCAATGTAAAAATCCTTGACCCCTCCTGTGGTTCCGGAAGCTTTTTGATAAAGGCTTACAAGGAGCTTGAGAATTACTGGAATGAGTATTATTCAAAAAATAAAACCCTACCAAAATCAGCAAGAACTATAAAGCAATCCAAATTTGAGTCGGAGAGCCAGGAAAGCGAACTGGAGTTTTACTCAACAAAAACTGAGATTCTAAAGAACAATATATTTGGTGTTGACCTGGACCCTAAAGCTGTAGAGATAGCCCAGTTGAATTTGCTATTGCAGATATCGGAAAGAAAACAGAGATTGCCATTACTTCAAAGCAACATAAAAGTAGGAAACAGCTTGATTGATGACACCACAATTTCTGCTGATAATGCTTTTAAATGGGAGGTAGAATTCCCGGAAATAATGAAAAATGGCGGATTTGATATTGTTATCGGCAACCCACCTTATTTCAACATAAAATCTGATGATATACTTAGGAATGCTAAAAATTTTAAAATACTATCTAATGGCGTTGTTAATTCTGCTGCTTTATTTATAAAAAAGGGTATAGACTTACTTACAAGGAATGGATACATTGGCCTAATTATACCAAAATCCTTTGCATATGTAGATTCCTGGAAGCCCATAAGAAGAACTATTTATGAGGATACACAGTTACTGACTGCAGTAGATGTTAGTATGGCATTCACTGATGTACTCCTGGAACAGGTAATAATTATCATGAGAAAACAGAAACAAAAACCCTCTGATAAAGTATTCCTGGTATCTAACCTGAATACGTCCAATACATCCATAACCGAAATAAACTACGGTGAAATTATCAAGAACAATACAATTAATTTTATATCAAATTATATAGAAAAGGCAATTTATGACAAAATGAATACTGGATCCGTTTTACTTGGAGATATATCGGATATTTTTGCTGGGCTTGGTGTTCAAAAATTAATTTCAAAAGGGAATACAGAGGGAGAGCGGATAATAAGTGGTAAGGAAATTCAGAGATTTTACATAGGCGATTATCATAATTATTACATAAATGTTAATGAAATCCCTGAGATAAGTAAAGTAAAAAATCTAAGGCTACCAAAAATAATGGCCCAAGACATTGTTGCATTTATTAAAGACCATATAAAAATAACTGCGACATATGATTCAAAAGGCATATTAACCCTAAACACTGTTGATAACATAATTATCACGGCTCCTAATTTTAATCCGAAGTATATCCTTGCTTTATTAAACTCAAAAATAATTTCTTATTATGCTTATATATTTATCTATTCAAGAGCCATAAGAACTATGCACTTTAATAGGGGCTATTCGGGCAAAATCCCAATAAAAGAGCTTCCAAAGGAGGAACAATCCTACTTTGAAACAAGAGTAGATAAGTTGTTAGAACTCAATAAAGAGTTAAATGAATCAAAAAATAAACTAACTGATAAGATAAGGAAACTGAAAGATGAAATAAATTCTCTAGAAAAAGAGATTAATAATAAAGCCTACGAGATATATGGTATAACAGAAGAGGAAAAGAAGGTAATAGAAGAAAGCAGTTAA
- a CDS encoding tyrosine-type recombinase/integrase, whose product MQGGNILMDERELKDFRNFMFDELRLSPSTINDTLRRLPYIENKSKSMERDDLQELVRIVCDTKSNKTANEYIKIINRWLRYKHEKPVKYFKEYESFTVKICTPDAKWKLLTAASRQGPREKAIFYLLFGTGVRLGEAVNLKLQDIKEDRIFVTGKGQKEREIFLPPESRNALDEYLLVRTPGKTASDKDFLFTTKLGRKMTYDYFRNLCKLVAMNAGVKFHPHMARHTYATELLMAGMDVSFVSKLLGHDSLSSTQKYLHPSQQDAIFQASKINLFENQNKNKYQNHNDLDHKDRLGAEGQHHSDTGTFQDYLGDSLMLLFFNEENKGKEFSNNMPESWTPLEVRN is encoded by the coding sequence ATGCAAGGAGGTAATATATTGATGGATGAAAGGGAACTAAAGGATTTTCGGAATTTTATGTTTGATGAATTGCGTTTATCGCCTTCCACAATCAACGATACATTAAGAAGATTGCCATATATAGAAAATAAATCAAAATCAATGGAGAGGGATGACTTGCAGGAATTGGTGAGGATTGTATGCGACACAAAGAGCAACAAGACTGCAAATGAGTATATCAAGATAATCAATAGGTGGCTTAGGTATAAACACGAAAAGCCCGTGAAATATTTTAAAGAATATGAATCTTTTACAGTAAAGATCTGCACTCCGGATGCTAAATGGAAACTTCTAACAGCAGCTTCCAGGCAGGGACCAAGGGAGAAGGCTATATTTTATCTATTGTTTGGCACCGGAGTAAGGCTTGGGGAAGCCGTGAACCTGAAGCTCCAGGATATTAAGGAAGACAGGATCTTTGTAACCGGGAAGGGACAAAAAGAAAGGGAAATATTCCTGCCTCCTGAATCCAGGAATGCGCTGGATGAATACCTTTTAGTAAGGACTCCAGGCAAAACGGCTTCAGACAAGGATTTTTTATTTACCACAAAACTGGGCAGGAAGATGACCTACGATTATTTCAGGAATTTATGCAAGCTCGTTGCCATGAATGCTGGGGTAAAATTCCACCCGCACATGGCCCGGCATACGTATGCCACGGAGCTCCTGATGGCAGGGATGGATGTTTCTTTCGTGTCAAAGCTCCTGGGGCACGACAGCCTGTCATCGACCCAGAAGTATCTGCACCCGAGCCAGCAGGACGCGATTTTCCAGGCTTCAAAAATAAATTTATTCGAAAATCAAAATAAAAATAAATACCAGAATCATAATGATTTAGACCATAAGGATAGGTTGGGAGCCGAAGGTCAACATCATTCTGACACTGGCACGTTCCAGGACTACCTGGGAGATTCTTTGATGCTGTTATTTTTTAATGAAGAAAATAAGGGGAAAGAATTCAGCAATAATATGCCTGAATCCTGGACACCACTGGAGGTGAGAAATTGA
- a CDS encoding ATP-binding protein, with protein MPTGDEIDRDNMKRYAEDFVWANKLEFLNYMDRWVQRTDFRFPLDVKKLEEYSRMNRVDVDTRFKPIYQQIISLDIPEAKKKEMREKIDAEYILESDKVSQKDTAIGILQYLESNPVEMIKALNLALYDLMVQEGETDYDDYYDPEFEVLNWPVSTIPSLKYEDLGKLKSLSGWIGTIGSPHIQYLEVAYKCAACGHITHSPVKPQSCEECGYDKTKNLIFVPEESTGQQVQEIVLMENYDEMNPETTPGNLPCYVTGDNINKFTIGDRINVMGIVSIVKKKFDTYLSLNVLNIARKQEEIHLSAKDIEIITEIGKDPIDFIHKNLGRSVIGEEYEIIKESLAMAIAGGSESRKRSNIHMLLIGNPGIGKSELLYSGKEDSPKGYFVARTSGPGLTAAKATVLGTDVLVPGMMVLANGGVLMIDEIDKIKKDGLDAIHSAMEQGQFTYSMAGLRGTFFTNTTIIAAANPSGSHFDQSRTVLEQINMPESLLQRFDIVWAMYGQGHVDALKILRSTEEMDDPLIKKYFAYCSKLNPSVANVEQEIAEFFQEVREKSGDMSIVPRHLMAMKRLTQASAKLHLREEATLDDVREMEKVIMAYLRPFGFSINNMLVPVTLKDKIWKLIDMFKERKMWNKEELLNETKYSEQDLDRCLDVMKKEGTIYEPGNNRYKVA; from the coding sequence ATGCCGACGGGAGATGAAATTGACAGGGACAATATGAAGAGATATGCGGAAGATTTTGTATGGGCTAATAAGCTTGAATTCTTAAATTATATGGATAGGTGGGTTCAGAGAACGGATTTCAGATTTCCTTTAGATGTTAAGAAACTTGAAGAATATTCCAGAATGAACAGAGTAGATGTGGACACAAGGTTTAAACCGATTTACCAGCAGATAATATCTCTGGATATTCCAGAAGCAAAAAAGAAAGAAATGAGAGAAAAAATAGATGCTGAGTATATTTTAGAATCTGATAAGGTATCACAGAAAGACACTGCTATAGGCATTCTGCAATATTTAGAATCAAACCCAGTGGAGATGATTAAGGCATTGAATCTTGCGTTGTATGATTTAATGGTCCAGGAAGGGGAAACAGACTATGATGATTATTATGATCCTGAATTTGAGGTATTAAACTGGCCAGTTTCCACTATTCCGAGCCTGAAATATGAAGACCTGGGCAAACTTAAATCGCTAAGTGGTTGGATAGGCACAATAGGATCTCCACATATCCAATATTTAGAAGTCGCATACAAATGCGCTGCTTGTGGCCATATTACTCACTCTCCTGTAAAGCCTCAGAGTTGTGAAGAATGTGGATATGACAAAACTAAAAACTTAATTTTTGTTCCAGAAGAATCAACAGGGCAGCAGGTTCAGGAAATAGTCCTCATGGAGAACTATGATGAAATGAATCCTGAAACTACACCAGGTAATTTGCCTTGCTATGTTACCGGCGATAATATCAACAAATTTACGATCGGAGATAGAATAAATGTAATGGGGATAGTATCAATTGTTAAGAAGAAATTTGATACTTACCTGAGCTTAAATGTTTTGAATATTGCCAGAAAGCAGGAAGAAATCCATCTATCGGCTAAGGATATTGAGATAATAACTGAGATCGGGAAAGACCCGATAGATTTTATACATAAGAACCTGGGAAGATCTGTCATAGGCGAAGAATATGAAATTATTAAGGAAAGCCTTGCCATGGCTATTGCAGGTGGGTCTGAATCAAGGAAAAGGTCTAATATTCACATGCTTTTGATAGGCAATCCTGGTATAGGAAAATCAGAACTTCTTTATTCAGGAAAGGAAGATTCTCCCAAAGGGTATTTTGTTGCAAGAACCTCTGGGCCAGGACTTACCGCTGCTAAAGCTACCGTCCTTGGTACAGATGTACTTGTGCCTGGAATGATGGTACTGGCCAATGGTGGAGTATTGATGATTGATGAAATAGACAAGATCAAGAAAGATGGCCTTGATGCAATCCACAGTGCAATGGAACAGGGGCAATTCACTTATTCCATGGCTGGCCTGAGAGGGACATTTTTTACCAACACAACAATAATTGCAGCTGCCAATCCATCTGGATCCCATTTCGACCAGTCCAGGACTGTGCTGGAACAGATAAACATGCCTGAATCCCTGTTACAGAGATTCGATATTGTATGGGCAATGTATGGCCAGGGACATGTTGACGCCCTCAAAATTCTCAGAAGTACAGAAGAGATGGATGATCCTCTTATAAAGAAATACTTTGCATATTGCTCAAAGCTTAATCCCTCTGTGGCCAATGTTGAACAGGAAATAGCAGAATTCTTCCAGGAAGTAAGAGAGAAATCTGGAGATATGAGTATAGTTCCGAGGCACCTTATGGCCATGAAGAGGCTAACGCAGGCCTCTGCGAAGTTGCATTTACGTGAAGAAGCAACTCTGGACGATGTCAGGGAAATGGAGAAAGTCATTATGGCTTACCTAAGGCCATTTGGATTCTCTATTAATAACATGCTGGTTCCGGTAACATTGAAAGACAAGATATGGAAGCTTATCGACATGTTTAAAGAACGTAAAATGTGGAATAAAGAGGAACTGTTAAACGAGACAAAATATTCCGAACAGGACCTGGATAGATGCTTAGACGTAATGAAAAAGGAAGGGACAATATATGAGCCTGGAAACAACAGATATAAGGTGGCTTGA